The region AGCGGCGGAGAACTGCTCTTCTGCGCCCACCACGGTCGCAAGTTCGAGCCGGAACTCAAGAAGATCGCCGCTGAGATACAGGACGAGACGGAGCGACTGACGACCGTTCCGGCCAGCTCCACCGAAGAAGACCGCTGATACCTGCGCTTCGACGACGAGCCAGCCCCGGCACAGCCGGTTGATTCGGGCGGCCACTCCTGCACCCAGGAGTGGCCGCCCGCTTCACACACGCCGCCCATGGTCCATCAGGCGCCACC is a window of Streptomyces sp. B21-083 DNA encoding:
- a CDS encoding DUF7455 domain-containing protein, producing the protein MTTVLTPASPLTAADRCDRCGAQAYLRVVLASGGELLFCAHHGRKFEPELKKIAAEIQDETERLTTVPASSTEEDR